GTATCTGGATCATTGAATAAAAATGCACTGTTTAAACTCGAACCCTGCAAACCGGATGAGTGATTCAACAACATGCGTGGGGTAATCTTTTTATAACGTTCATCTTCCATTTTAAAATCCGTAATATATTGTACGACAGGAGTATCGAGATTAATCTTGCCTTCATCAACTAATTTCATGACCGCTGACGCCGTAAACATTTTGCTCGTAGAGCCAATACCATAGATTGTTTCCTTCGTTAAAGGGATTTTTCCTGCTTTGTCGTTTATTCCTGTTTGTCCCGATACTTTGATCACTCCATTGTCGATCAAAGCATACTGTACGCTGGTTATCCCATATTGTTCAGTTAGAAGCGCTGCTTTCTCAGCAGCGAGCTTCTCTAGTGTCTTAGAAGAAACCGTAGCTACGCTGGAAGCCATCGCGCTTGTAGGAATAAGTGGGGTCAGGGCTAAGGCCGCTGCAAGCGTCCATATGATATTTTTTTTCATGTCATCAACATCCTTTTGTTTCTAATTTTGAACAATTATGAATTATTCACGATTCATCTCTAGCCTGAACTGAATCTCCTTTCTTACCTTCATTCTAGCAATCCAGTCTTACGCGCCATTAAACAGAACCTTAATTCCATCTACGATTTATGTAAGACAATTAAGCTTCTGTTAAGGCAATATCTGAACAACACAAAAACGCCTAATCCTTCGGATATAACCGAAGCTTAGACGCTCTTAAGCTTTAACTTTCACTTCAACTAGGAGACTGCGGGACAGGCTGATTGTTAATCCATAGATACGGCAAAGACTTCACGGGCACGTAATAGGAAGCTTCCTCCAGATCTAGTCGCAAATCTTTTTTCTCGTCATGTTCCCCACCATTCTTTTCGATGGCAGCTATAATATCAAAGACATAATCTACATAGACCATTCCAGCCTTATCCATGATGAAATCAAGAACCTGCCCGGAATAGACGCTAGTTAATGATATGGAGCTTGTTCCTGCCTTCTTATGATCAATGGTGTAAAGTCCAGGATATAGCTCATCAAGTACGGGCAAAGAGCCGTCATGAGCTGATTTATAACGATTAATCTGACGCTGCACATCATTCACCTTTTGAACGGTAACAAGGTCCATCACCTTAACTACTGGATCACTTTCCTCATTCAAAATAAGAAAATAAGCGCTTCCGCCCTGTTCAAAAGCCGTAGCCGGAATATCATCCAAATATCCCTTATTGTTCAGCTTGCCTAGGTCTATCCGGAACTTCTCATATCTTGGAGTAGCTTCATCCGCATTAAGGATCGGAAGCACACCTTCCTCTTGTTGAAAATCATCAACGGCTGCTTGTATCCGTTTAACACTTTCCCGATAATTAACGCTAGCACGCTTTTCTTCTCCAGGATACAGACATCCGGAAAGAGTAAGAGCGATTGACATCACTACCAGAAAAAGTCTTGCTCCTGCCTTTAGCTTCTTCTTTCTTCGTATAAACTCCAACCGAGTCCCTCCCACGGTGACAATCTAACACTACCACAGCTCATCTTCTTCCCCACGCCGCGCAGCTTCAAGCTTACGGCGTACAGCAGCCTTAAGTGGATCTTCTGGCACCTGAACGGTCACATCGCTCCATACGGCAGCCTGACAAGCCAGACGCACTCCTTCTTCTAACGTAGTTCCAAGCTTACGTCGTTCAATATCCCCTGGCGGTCTCAGCGCTGTGGCCTCTTCAGTCGCAATTTTAACCTTGCACATCAAACAGCCTGCTTTGCCTCCACAGCGAGTGGTAATCGTCACTCCGGCTTTACGAGCTGCCTCCAGTACCGAGATACCACGATTCACCACAGCTTTACGACCTTCAGGTTGAAACATAACGGTGACGCCATTTTGCGATTTCATGATGTTACTTCCTTCCTCAACATTATGTAACTGCTTACATAATCGAAACAACTCCGCCCAATAGGCCAACTAACATGATGACAAACGCAAGGATAGATAGCAGTGCTTTAAGCAGTCCCTTTGTTTTGCTCCGAGCAAAAGTTATTAGAAATACAGACAGTCCCATAATCAGCATTGCAATCAGGGACAACCACATTTTTGTCATCGGATCCAAGGTCAAAGCCCCCATTCGCCTGTAATATATTAGGGATTATTATATCATGACCTTATCCTATTCTGTAAAAAAACATCATTTTTTATATATTATTATTAAGATATTTTAGCTGAGAGAGTTTTACAATAAATAAAAAAAGAGCAAAAGATAACAGAATCTCATGGATTCTGGATCTTTTGCTCACCCAACCTAAAGCTATTTTTTAAGCATCATTTTCATTAAAGACTCCATTGTGCCGGAACCTGCGCCGCCTTTTTTGACGGCATTAATAATTTCCTGCACAGTAGCTTCACTGACCGGCACTTTCGCCATCGATGACACCTGCTTAATTAACTGGCGGAGCTGGGCTTCATTCTGCGTAGTTCCTGGTTTGACCGTACTGGCTAGCTTTTTGACGGCACTTTCCGTAATGTTCTTGCCCGCCTTTTTGTTAATGGCGTTCAATGCATCCTTGGAAAAATCTCTGCTCACTTTTCATCCCTCCTCCGTCAATCCCCAATACAACATATGAGAATTTGCGGAAAAAGGTGAACAGGATCAGGAATGCCACTGCTCCCAAGTTTCCTGAGATATTGCCTCAAGCTCAGGTTTACGATCACGGCCCATCAGAGCCTCAACAGCACTACGTGGACTTCTACCTTTAAATAGGACATGATAAATTTGATCTGTAATGGGCATTTGGACCCCTAGCTTGATGGAAATGGCATAAGCTGCCTCCGTGGTACGAATACCTTCGACAACCATTCCCATCGACTCCAGTACCTCATCCAGTGGTTTCCCTTGCCCGAGCATAAAGCCAGCACGCCAGTTACGGCTGTGCTGGCTCGTAGCAGTCACTACTAGATCGCCAACACCTGCAAGCCCTGCAAAGGTCAAAGGATTCGCTCCAAGCTCGACGCCCACCCGAGAAATCTCGGCCAGTCCACGTGTCAGAAGCGCCGCCTTAGCATTATCCCCAAATCCTAGACCATCGGATAAACCTGCACCGAGTGCAATAATATTCTTTAGTGCGCCGGCAAGCTCTACTCCTACCTGATCACGGTTCGTATATACACGAAAATCATTGTTTATGAACAATTCCTGTGCTTCAGCAGTACGCTTATCATCAGGTGAAGCCACAACAACTGTAGTAGGACACAGGCGCACTACTTCCTCTGCATGACTCGGTCCGGAGAGAACGACAATCTGACCTTCGTCACAGCCGAGTTCTTCAGCAATAACTATGGACATCCGTTTCTTGCTTTCAGTCTCAAAGCCCTTCGTAGCATGAACGCATAGCATTTCATCCTTCCAGAACGGCTTCAGACTGCGAGCAACCTGTCGCATACCTGAAGATGGGGCTACAATAACAACCGCTTTAGAACCGGAAACTGCGGTCTCCAGATCGGTGGTTGCAATGATGTTTGCGGGCAGAGAAATCCCCGGTAAATACTTATTATTGATATGAGAACCATTGATCTCGGCAGCTTGATCAGAGTTACGTGTCCACAGATAAACTTCCGAGTGATTCGCAGCCAGCACACTTGCCAGCGCAGTTCCCCAGCTCCCCGCTACTAGTACGGTTACTTTATCAGACAACACGATTCCCTCCTTTTACTTTTGAGCCTATCTTGTTCTCACGGCCCTCTACAATCTTAACAATGTTCGTCCGGTGCCGCCAGAAGGCAAAAACCGCAATGATAATACTGGTCCAGAGCACAGGCTGTGTAAATCCTGTCAATAATAGAAAAACCGGTGTCAGCGCGACAAAAATCAACGAGCCAAGTGACACGTAACGAGTGATAAAGATAGATCCTATGGCGATAACACCAGCGAGCAGTGCAGGCCATAAACACAGTGTGGCCATAACACCGATCGTAGTAGCGATGCCCTTTCCGCCACGGAAACGGAAGTAAAGCGGCCAGTTATGTCCGACAATGGCAGCGATTCCGCAAAGAGCAGCAACCCAGGTTCCCCAGCCGCCTACCCAAGTTCCTAACCAAACTGCGGCAACACCCTTCAGTACATCCAGCACTAGCACAGATATCGCAGGACCTTTTCCCAGTACACGCAGTGTATTGGTAGCCCCCGCATTGCCGCTCCCATATTGACGGATATCAATTCCCTTTAGTAGCTTGGCGAACAGCACACTAAAGCTGACAGAACCAAGCAAATAGCTTACAACGATAACCAGAAGTTCAAGCGCCACACTTCTTCTCCCCTAACCTTCGTTTTCGGATTTGCGCCGTGTAAAGAGACGGATTGGCGTTCCCTCGAAATTAAACGCCGCGCGGATTTTATTCTCCAAGTAACGTTCATAGGAGAAGTGCATCAGCGATGGGTCATTTACGAACACCACGATCGTCGGTGGCTTCACCGCAACCTGCGTTACGTAGTTAATACGTAAGCGACGGCCTTTGTCAGTTGGAGGAGGGTTAATCGCAATGGCATCCGATACAACATCGTTCACCAGATGCGTAGTAATGCGTAGTGCATGCTGTTGAGATACATGCTGCACCACTGGCAGCAATTTTTGCAGGCGCTGTTTAGTTAAAGCCGACAAGAAGACAACCGGTGCGTAACTCATAAACAAGAAGTGGTCACGAATCTTAGACTCGAAGTTCTGCATAGTCTTGTCGTCTTTCTCAATGGCATCCCATTTGTTCACAACAAAAATAGATGCTTTACCAGCTTCATGTGCATAACCAGCGATATGCTTGTCCTGGTCGATGATGCCCTCTTCACCGTTAATTACAACGAGAACCACATCAGCCCGTTCAATCGCACGCATAGCACGCATAACACTGTATTTCTCAATGTTCTCATAGACCTTGCCTTTTTTGCGCATACCTGCAGTATCGATAAGCACATAACGTTGTCCATCACGTTCAAAAGGCGTATCAATAGCATCGCGAGTAGTACCCGCAATATCACTAACGATAACGCGTTCTTCACCCAGAATTGCGTTAACCAAAGAGGATTTACCTACATTCGGACGGCCAATCAAAGCTACACGAATGACATCGTCATCATATTCATCATCTATTTTCTCTGGCAGACGTTCTACGACAGCGTCCAATAAGTCACCGAGTCCTGTACCATGACTACCGGAAATTCCGATTGGATCTCCAAAACCTAGGCTATAGAACTCATAAATATCATCTGCACGCTTCATATTATCCACTTTATTGATGGCAAGAACGATCGGTTTACCTGAACGGAACAGAATCTGAGCTACCTCTTCATCTGAATTCGTCACACCACTCTTTGCCTCACACATAAATACAATAACATCCGCTTCTTCAATCGCCAGCTCCGCTTGAACGCGGATTGATTTCAGAATCGTGTCATCTCCATCAATTTCAATACCTCCGGTATCAATCACACTGAACGACTTGCCGTTCCAATCTGAAATACCATAAATCCGGTCACGTGTAATCCCCGGTTTATCTTCTACAATGGCCAATCTATCGCCAATCAGCCGATTAAAAATCGTCGATTTCCCGACGTTAGGCCTCCCAACGATTGCCACAACGGGTCTTGCCATATTCATTCCTCCTGTCATCCTTACGATACTCATCATAGCAAAAAACATTAAAATTGGCTAACACTCATGTTAGCTTTAATAAATTCTTTCTGTCACTGAAAAAAGAGAATCGGCGAACCCCCGTATCGAGGGCTCGCCGATTACTTTACCCGTATATTCAAAAAGCAGGATTAGTTATTACCTTTGAATTTGTCCAACTTGTCACCAAAACGTTCAGCAAGCGTAAAGCTAAGGCCTTCGTTGCTTAGAGAAACGTTAGGGTTATTCAAAACTTCTTTAGGAGCTCTGTCTCTGCTGTTGCTGCGTTCAGGTCTAGCAGTAGGTGCTGGAGCTTCTTCAGTTTCTTTGATGCTCAGGCTAACACGTTTCTCGGATGGATTGAAGTCCAGTACTTTCACTTGTACTTCTTGTCCTTCTTTCAATACTTCGTGTGGAGTAGCAATGTGTTTGTGGGAGATTTGTGAAATGTGCACAAGACCTTCCACACCTGGAAGCAATTCAACGAATGCTCCGAAGTTCACAAGACGTTTTACAACGCCTGTTACAACATCACCGATGTTGATTTCGCCAGCAGCAGAGTCCCAAGGACCTGGAGCAGCAGCTTTAATGCTCAGGCTGATTTTTCCTTTTTCAGGATCAACCTTAAGTACTTTAACACGTACTTTATCACCTTCAGAAACTACATCAGAAGGCTTCTCTACGTGATTCCAAGCGATTTCGGATACGTGTACAAGACCGTCAACTCCGCCAACATCAACAAATGCGCCGAATTGGGTCAGACGTTGTACAGTACCTTCAATGATTTGACCTTCAGACAGTTCAGCCATAATTTTAAGCTTATTAGCTTCGAACTCTTCTTCAAGAACTTCTTTAGCGGACAGGATTACTTTGCTGTTCTCACGGTCAAGTTCTTTCACTTTAACGCGAAGGGTACGGCCTTTGTAATCGCTGAAATCTTCAACGAAGTGACGCTCAACCATGGAAGCTGGGATAAATCCACGTGCTCCAACATCAGCTACTAGACCGCCTTTAACAACGTCAGCCACAGTAACTTCGAAAGCTTCTTGGGAAGCAAAGTACTTCTCAAGATCTTCCCATGATTTTTCGCTATCAACAGCACGTTTGGAAAGAACAAGGCTTTCCTTGTTGTCGTTGATGCTAACAACTTTACATTCTACTTCCTGTCCAACTTCTACTGCTGCAGCAGCGTTGTCCAGTTGTACTGCGGACAATTCGCGAATCGGAATCACACCGTCGTATTTATATCCAATGCTTACATAAGCTTGGTTATCTTCAATTTTGACGATTGTTCCTTTCACGGTATCGCCTTTTTTCAGAGAAATGATTTCCAAGTCAGCTTGGTTAGTCACTTCTTCTTCGTTAACGGCAGCAACTTCTACAGCTCCGTTATTTTCTGTCACAGCGGATTCCACCGCTTCTACGGTTTCATTGCTCTCCGTAGCTTCCTGATTTTTAATTTCTTCAGACATGTGATTAGCCTCCTCGATTCAAAACCCCATTTATTTAAACCTGCGTATAGCAGAGTTCAAAACAAGCATTGCTTGGTATTACAAATTACACTTGAAGATAGTATGTTCCAAAAAATAGCGACTATGCCGTTATTTAATCATAGCACAGGACGAAATTTGTGATTCCGTTTATCCCTTAACCAACAGTTGGTATACCCGACTTCTTCATCTCATTGATGCGTTCCATAATGACATCGGTAACAGCCTCGAGAGATTCACTTCCTGCACCGGCAAATTGACTGAGATCTATAGGAGCCC
This genomic stretch from Paenibacillus sp. FSL H7-0737 harbors:
- a CDS encoding 2Fe-2S iron-sulfur cluster-binding protein; translation: MKSQNGVTVMFQPEGRKAVVNRGISVLEAARKAGVTITTRCGGKAGCLMCKVKIATEEATALRPPGDIERRKLGTTLEEGVRLACQAAVWSDVTVQVPEDPLKAAVRRKLEAARRGEEDELW
- a CDS encoding DUF2768 family protein, with the protein product MDPMTKMWLSLIAMLIMGLSVFLITFARSKTKGLLKALLSILAFVIMLVGLLGGVVSIM
- a CDS encoding stage VI sporulation protein F, with product MSRDFSKDALNAINKKAGKNITESAVKKLASTVKPGTTQNEAQLRQLIKQVSSMAKVPVSEATVQEIINAVKKGGAGSGTMESLMKMMLKK
- a CDS encoding NAD(P)H-dependent glycerol-3-phosphate dehydrogenase; translation: MSDKVTVLVAGSWGTALASVLAANHSEVYLWTRNSDQAAEINGSHINNKYLPGISLPANIIATTDLETAVSGSKAVVIVAPSSGMRQVARSLKPFWKDEMLCVHATKGFETESKKRMSIVIAEELGCDEGQIVVLSGPSHAEEVVRLCPTTVVVASPDDKRTAEAQELFINNDFRVYTNRDQVGVELAGALKNIIALGAGLSDGLGFGDNAKAALLTRGLAEISRVGVELGANPLTFAGLAGVGDLVVTATSQHSRNWRAGFMLGQGKPLDEVLESMGMVVEGIRTTEAAYAISIKLGVQMPITDQIYHVLFKGRSPRSAVEALMGRDRKPELEAISQETWEQWHS
- the plsY gene encoding glycerol-3-phosphate 1-O-acyltransferase PlsY; its protein translation is MALELLVIVVSYLLGSVSFSVLFAKLLKGIDIRQYGSGNAGATNTLRVLGKGPAISVLVLDVLKGVAAVWLGTWVGGWGTWVAALCGIAAIVGHNWPLYFRFRGGKGIATTIGVMATLCLWPALLAGVIAIGSIFITRYVSLGSLIFVALTPVFLLLTGFTQPVLWTSIIIAVFAFWRHRTNIVKIVEGRENKIGSKVKGGNRVV
- the der gene encoding ribosome biogenesis GTPase Der: MARPVVAIVGRPNVGKSTIFNRLIGDRLAIVEDKPGITRDRIYGISDWNGKSFSVIDTGGIEIDGDDTILKSIRVQAELAIEEADVIVFMCEAKSGVTNSDEEVAQILFRSGKPIVLAINKVDNMKRADDIYEFYSLGFGDPIGISGSHGTGLGDLLDAVVERLPEKIDDEYDDDVIRVALIGRPNVGKSSLVNAILGEERVIVSDIAGTTRDAIDTPFERDGQRYVLIDTAGMRKKGKVYENIEKYSVMRAMRAIERADVVLVVINGEEGIIDQDKHIAGYAHEAGKASIFVVNKWDAIEKDDKTMQNFESKIRDHFLFMSYAPVVFLSALTKQRLQKLLPVVQHVSQQHALRITTHLVNDVVSDAIAINPPPTDKGRRLRINYVTQVAVKPPTIVVFVNDPSLMHFSYERYLENKIRAAFNFEGTPIRLFTRRKSENEG
- the rpsA gene encoding 30S ribosomal protein S1, whose protein sequence is MSEEIKNQEATESNETVEAVESAVTENNGAVEVAAVNEEEVTNQADLEIISLKKGDTVKGTIVKIEDNQAYVSIGYKYDGVIPIRELSAVQLDNAAAAVEVGQEVECKVVSINDNKESLVLSKRAVDSEKSWEDLEKYFASQEAFEVTVADVVKGGLVADVGARGFIPASMVERHFVEDFSDYKGRTLRVKVKELDRENSKVILSAKEVLEEEFEANKLKIMAELSEGQIIEGTVQRLTQFGAFVDVGGVDGLVHVSEIAWNHVEKPSDVVSEGDKVRVKVLKVDPEKGKISLSIKAAAPGPWDSAAGEINIGDVVTGVVKRLVNFGAFVELLPGVEGLVHISQISHKHIATPHEVLKEGQEVQVKVLDFNPSEKRVSLSIKETEEAPAPTARPERSNSRDRAPKEVLNNPNVSLSNEGLSFTLAERFGDKLDKFKGNN